The genomic DNA AGAAGTTgcgttaatttattttaattgttaggTACCTGAAGAGTATCCCAGTGATGACTGAAGAACAGAAGGCAGATTTTGCTCAGGTGGAGAATGTAATGACAAAAGAATTTATAAGCCAGCAGCTGATTCTTCTTGTGGGTTGCTTGGATACTGCTGAAGAGGGTGGGAGGTGAGATTGAGATggatttggtgtgtgtgtgtgtgttgttgtgttgtgtgtgtttttttttttttttttttttttttttttacattttgctgaAACAAGAACATTTTGTGATCCATACTTAAATATTGTTTATAAGAAACAAGTTGAAATACTGCTGGTGATAATACACTATTTAAGCACTAGAACCcaaagagggctttaccatctggtaaggtCCAAATTGTGAACTTAACCccccccttccacacacacacgcacacaaatacACAACTGAGAAAATTAATAGGAAAGATGTACTTTTGTTGGCCTgtgaagcaaatttcaaattaCAATATGGTTTTTGGAGAGAGGGAAAAAAGTCAACCAGCAATCTAATTTAATATATCTATTTACTGGTACAGTGTATATTAAATAATAGATGTAGGGATTGTATTATAAATCGGatcactattttattttttaaagaatgtgtACCGTTAGGTTTTAAAACTTTTATTCTGTGTATTTCAATAGGAAATGTTACTTTGTAGAAATACAAGGATCAATGTGCATTGTGTAGTAGAGCACTAAATACTGTATACGGATcagtggtgcaatcggcaacctaatctcgtatagacatttatcaacgataatcaatgcattgccgttttatttttcaaaataaagaacaaacattcgTTTTTGTTTAAGACAATCCAATaacaaacactgttgtgcataatagttgtacaaaaaggcacaacttgcaTTCAAGTTAGAACACTTATCGGACGTGCGTCCATATCAGACGttcctttaacattgtaataataataaaaaatactgcatttttACAGAAGTCATTTCTGTCTGAACTATGGcggttcattactgttaacattttatgtccaaaagcaaaacatttgaattaatctcacaaatcctgactaatttaactatcgtaCTCAATTCTGCTTATTTTTATGTTATATtaccatataatccaaacacaaaatgctttgaaacaaaagaaggtaatcggtagatttaaaaaaacaaaacaaagcaaaaacctATTGCCTTAagttttaaatcaagaaaacgtgaatacaatagACCTACTTCTGATTTTGGCTTGTCCAACGGGAATGTAAAGGCCtaaaggttttaatgcaaactggcaacacgagacttcaaactgggttctaatttgatgcactAATGTGTAATTGAAGCttgggaaatttaaggacagatgatcaataatcgatgcatcgattaattgttgcacccctaataCGGATTTATCTGTATCGATTGATGGGGCTTCAGTATTAACGTGACTTCATGGTAGATGCCAATATAACATTAAGTGTATTTCTTTAAGATCAGCAGTTTTGTAAAACTACTGCTTTGTAAAACTAAACTGGTATTTTATCCTGGCTAATTTAGGAAGAGAGTACTGACTGTTCTCCAAGAAATGCTTGTTTTGCCCAATACTCCAGCTTCCCTTGTGTCCTTGCTAATTGAAAAACTGGTTACTGTTCTAAAGGATGATGATAAAAGGATACAAATGGTAAGTCCAAATAAAATAAGTGGTATTAATAGTAAACTGGATCATTGTTTAAAGGtttagcgctttttttttttttaataaaagctttACAAAACTGGTACTGTTGTGTTCATTTAGCAAAAATAAAGTTTTGCTTATCAAAATCCATcgccaaaacatatatatatatatatatatatatatataatatatatatatatatatatatatatatataaaataaattagggGTGGGCAACAATATGGAAATTGTATTTAGATATTGAGAAGATTGAAGTCTTCCGTAACACAAAAAAATGTGATGACACAATTGCAATTTGAAACATATGTAcatatatagacgttaacagatatttacatatgaaaactTTAACTTGGTGGTGCATTTCTTCACAATATCGATGGAGAAAAAtagtcttgttatattgttttactattccatcattttctagccaatccggaagtgctTGAATCTTCAGCCGCTGTGTATGAATGCTGACTCACAACACcgctaaaagtattaagtacagtgtcatgctgaattttgTATTTTGAGAtgtattttgatgttttaaaagtacatctcattataatactgaaagttcacattaaaaaaacacatttaatagtCGCGTAAGTaatcacacaaaatacaaaatacaatgaaccgctgacgcatgcgcatatctcaaagtaATGCCaatgcttaatgcagcatgcaaatagcgtttggtacaTAAACGTCAGTCAATGGAATGTAAtgatactttagtgtgtggtgtgtgtatatacagcattgCATTCAGCCTCCTGCAATGCAGCTCTCCCACTGCATTTTACGTGGCCTACTTTTTGTGTGACCCTCTCAAAACAAACCCATTTTAAAGGGCCTTTTCCTCTTTACTTTTCAATATAGTTTAGTAGCCCTCGGACAAAGATGTTTAACGGGAGTAAGGTTTTACCTTTGACAGAAAACCCCTCCCCCATAATTATACATCCTCTATTACTCGCTGGCACCGTCAATAGCTTGTTTTCATATTAAATGAAGCAAAGTGTTAATAAAATCTCGTATCAATGTTTTATAATAAAGGAAGAAACTTTAGATTCTAATATAATGTTTCTCAATAGGTAGCTGAAATAATCTCTGAGGTGCGAGAGCCTATTGTTGCTGTTAATGATCCTATTGATGAAAATGTCAGTCGAAAGAGACAAATCAAGGTAAGAATAACCTATCGTTTCGTATTTAAATGTTCCTCACTACCGTTTTTTAGGGTGCTTTTGTTCTTACACTGtcatatctattttttaaatcactgtttagcTTGCTGAAGTCAAAGTCAAACTGATTGAAACCAAACAGATGCTGGAAGATTGTATTGCAGTTCAGGACTTCAGTCAAGCTTCAGAGCTGAAAGATAAGATTACAGAGTTTGAAAGTCTCAAAAATCAGTTGATGAAAGAAGCGGAAGAGCCAGAAATGAAAGAAGTCCGCATGGAAAAGGTTTGTACAAATCACTCCACATGAATCCAATAGAGGACTAACCAGAGGGGGAAAAAAGTCCATAAAGCATTGGCAAAATGTTAACTAAAGaatgaaatacttttttaaagCCAAATCTGGAGACGCACCATCTACTTTGTTTCTGGCCTCTTTTCAGAACTCTGTTCAAAAGGTATGATTTCAGCTGTGTACATGCTAACTTGTTGATGCCCTTCAAAATTGTATGCATATTATTAGGATAACACTTCTATTAATTAATTGTTATACAGTATAAGTAACACTTATTTTCTATTTCTCAAGAATGATCCAGACACACTTCTGAAATGCCTTACCATGTGCTCTGAGCTCCTTAAGCAGATGTCAACTGACAAGGGGATCAGTCCAACTATGAACGGTATCATGGAGTCTTTGGTATGCCTTGTATATACATTCTCCTGGGCGTTGAGGGATATGGAAAATGCAGttgtaataaaacctgattattagttttgtttatgtttttatagTGTGATTACATTTTACCTTTGGCCAAAAGGTTCAAATTTAGTGTTTTAAAGTACTGTAAGTGTGTATAATTTCATGAAAATAGAAAAAGAACTCTAGTGGATACCAGGTTTTAACAAAGAGAAAAAATTGCTGTAATAACAACCTTAAGTATATTTAGCATTTGACTCGAgattaaaactttttttccccctataTAGATTCTCCCAGGCATTGCAAATGCACATCCATCAGTACGTAATATGGCTGTAGAGTGTCTAGGTTTATGCACTCTACAGAACAAGGAGTTGGCAAAAAGGCACCTTGTATTGCTTTTACAGGTAAAGATCGTTCCACTGTCACACATTTTTACTATCTATGTCACATGTTTCTGCTAAATtcagtggtgtgttttttttttttaatatagattgcTCAACTTGATGACACAAAGATTAGAATCAGTGCTCTTAAAGCGGTACTTGACCAACTTCTGCTTAATGGAGTGGAGATAATAAAAAGCAAGTCCCAGAACCTTCAAAGTGATTCAGATACAGGAAAGGGAGATTCAGATACGCAGCAAGATGGGCAAGAGGCAAAAGAACCGGAAGAGGAGGAAAATACAGTCAATAACATCCTTTCTTTACTCTTGGGTTTCCTGGACAGCGAGGTATGTAATATAATTATGGTCGTCAATAGGAAAGGTTGAATAGAATAAAGGTGTGGtaattctgtatgtgtgtgtgtctatgtgtgactatatatatatatatatatatatatatatatatatatatatatatatatatatatatatatatatatatatatatatatatatatatatatcagtgccttgcgaaagtattcggcccccttgaactttgcgaccttttgccacatttcaggcttcaaacataaagatatgaaactgtaattttttgtgaagaatcaacaagaagtgggacacaatcatgaagtggaacgaaatttattggatatttcaaacttttttaacaaataaaaaactgaaaaattgggcgtgcaaaattattcagcccctttactttcagtgcagcaaactctctccagaagttcagtgaggatctctgaatgatccaatgttgacctaaatgactaatgatgataaatagaatccacctgtgtgtaatcaagtctccgtataaatgcacctgcactgtgatagtctcagaggtccgtttaaagcgcagagagcatcatgaagaacaaggaacacaccaggcaggtccgagatactgttgtggagaagtttaaagccggatttggatacaaaaagatttcccaagctttaaacatcccaaggagcactgtgcaagcgataatattgaaatggaaggagtatcagaccactgcaaatctaccaagactgggccgtccctctaaactttcagctcatacaaggagaagactgatcagagatgcagccaagaggcccatgatcactctggatgaactgcagagatctacagctgaggtgggagactctgtccataggacaacaatcagtcgtatactgcacaaatctggcctttatggaagagtggcaagaagaaagccatttcttaaagatatccataaaaagtgtcgtttacagtttgccacaagccacctgggagacacaccaaacatgtggaagaaggtgctctggtcagatgaaaccaaaatcgaactttttggcaacaatgcaaaacgttatgtttggcgtaaaagcaacacagctcatcaccctgaacacaccatccccactgtcaaacatggtggtggcagcatcatggtttgggcctgcttttcttcagcagggacagggaagatggttaaaattgatgggaagatggatggagccaaatacaggaccattctggaagaaaacctgatggagtctgcaaaagacctgagactgggacggagatttgtcttccaacaagacaatgatccaaaacataaagcaaaatctacaatggaatggttcacaaataaacatatccaggtgttagaatggccaagtcaaagtccagacctgaatccaatcgagaatctgtggaaagaactgaaaactgctgttcacaaatgctctccatccaacctcactgagctcgagctgttttgcaaggaggaatgggcaaaaatttcagtctctcgatgtgcaaaactgatagagacataccccaagcgacttacagctgtaatcgcagcaaaaggtggcgctacaaagtattaacttaagggggctgaataattttgcacgcccaatttttcagttttttatttgttaaagtttgaaatatccaataaatttcgttccacttcatgattgtgtcccacttgttgattcttcacaaaaaattacagtttcatatctttgtttgaagcctgaaatgtggcaaaaggtcgcaaagttcaagggggccgaatactttcgcaaggcactgtgtgtgtgtatatatatatatatatatatatatataatatataatatataatatataatttttttttttttttttttttagggatgaCATAGGGTACTTTGGGTATCTCTATTACACAAATCCATTTTCGGGGGTTAGGCACAAACATGCCGCATCTCCTTTTAAAAGGAAGTGTCAATATTTACGAATGCGAGATGACGCAagatcacttatatttgagcatcaaaagaaacatatcgcttatatttggataaaatacaCTAGATGTCATCGAagaatgacaaactctgttttagagcaggtgcaatgactttttattgtgccgatttaacaattgacatcatggagatgctgcaaaatgatctgtcgatcttgggcaggtgttgtgactcttggtctcccagtttgtggcctgtcattgacagtgtgtgtttggttATATCGTCTCAATTggttttgaaattgctggctgtgcgCACCCAAGActgcgagccacagtacgctgccctagtccagcctccaacatgccgattgcgcGAAGGCGCTGCTCTTGACAGACGTTGCAtattgtgtggtgttttttttttctttttctgtgattctttattgcttttattcaagcttgcaattcagcaGCGGAAATAACTCCATTTCCAGTagtagtaataattaataataataataataataataataataatctatttttatatagcgcctttcatagtggaccaccatcacaaagcgctttacaagatactagactagtgtgtgtgaactatgcatcagttgcagagtcacttacaacaacgtctcacccgaaagacggagcacaaggaggttaagtgatttgctcagggtcacacaatgagttggtGGCTgacctgggatttgaaccggggacctcctggttacaagcccgtttctttaaccactggaccacacagcctcctataagtgtccaatcaactgtctcgcTAATTAGGGGATTAAGTGCATATGCATCAGtcagtcactcaagtgtgtcatggtcaaagTTAAATGATCgagtgattttaaaaagaaaccaaaaacatttcatcaatgtccatcgTTAatagaccttttattttatttatttttaataaatgtgttataagtttcttttgatgctctgtgtgtgtataatactttttaagcagttctgtgcatgggtagcattttgatttcattttgctgttgtgtcattaatggggaattttacatactgctacaatacgtaccggatttagaagtatgtactgtattagttTGTGTCCAGTTGTCTCCttttggcatgtgatattttcagaattgtAAACTTTGTTGCTTTTCTGGAAGGACAATCtgcccctaaccaacacgtcCTCAGCAAGCGCATACAGGCTCAGTGTGTTATTCTCCCATGTTGCTACTTTTGTTTCGGCCCCTCAGTCATGTGCTGGGAAGCCGAAACGGGAGTCAactgcttagagcctggaggaagggctaccctaaGGTTTTGTGAGTAGGGGGaatttccttacctgagtgctgagcggttcgtatttcaTTCTGCGAGGTGCGTGGTCGGGTTAGAGAGGCTGGGATCTTTCCCCCAGTGCAATCATGCTCTGGGGTATGGGCCGTGTTGCAGCTGCTCATTTTCATTAAATTCTTCAGTATTTGGGGGCTAAGTGGCAGCGCGCCCCTGGTGGGGTgcgttaatcatttattatttccTTTCATGTTTTGGTGGCCTCGTCTTTTTGGGGtgaggtggcccatagccacttcctctgcggcactgggatgcatgtaacggTTCATGTTTTTTCCAGCCGGCCTTGCGTAGGTAGCCGTCGAGCACCCACAGACGAGGCCTCCGggcaaatttatctttcactcaggcactgaatcatatcgttctgaattaaaatactacttctgttgaaaatatagtactgtaccatcaaaaccaactacagtacatctaaatggaagcctacttattttaaaacacagccctttcagctatgtatttttgacatatcTTTTTTGTGTTACCTGAAAAAACACGTGtttcttttactgctgtgttataaCCCCAATTTGtgcgctaacaaatttcaatgaaagaatcaacGTCTCCCTGTACACtgttcctcaaacccaagtcatattttttctttctgtacgaaatgtgtgtgtgcaggacggagttgtttgggtggtagggggcaGGGGGCAGCTGGCggtgtggcccctgtgtgtgtgccttattttacagcaagacattgTGCTATGTAACAGGTTAAAGTCAAAAAATATTTCCGGAGTAAAtatgtgtaggccttacttttaGTCCAGTGAATTGACTACAAAACAAAGGTtaccaaatagcagttcaagttgaacattgttttgtttattcctgaaataaatagtacgtAAAGtttacactgcattttatttattttcattccttgccattgctgtgtctttacagtaaacagtggccatagacacgttttcataaagtaataacatgaggtttacttgggaccttttgtagctgaacaagcaaacgaaaactgaaatttatctTTTAAACactaatgttaaataaaacaaatgtggaaatggcgtGTAAAACGAAGGGGAAAACaacttgtttattacattccacatcatagtcacaacaaaaaatatataatacaggctaacttcactataaccaACACTCGTTTTTAACAATCCCAACAGTAAGaaccaattttttttctttttttttttttttttttttctttaaatttagtcgtcgccaattatttttaccccggttttcaccccaatttagcatgcccaattattatctgtatccccggctcaccgctcgcaacccctccgccgactcaggaaacggaggctgaaacacgcgtcctccgaaatgtgctccttccaagccgtcatttttcgcactgcagatccacagcaatgctaccagacctatagtgccggaggacaacacagatctggcggctccgctgcagagccacaggcgccctatcggccacaggggtcgctgatgcgcggtgagccgtggattcccctgccgacctaagccctccctacccgggcagcgctcagccaattgtgcgccgccccctaggaactctcggtcacggtcagctgtgacatagcctggattcgaaccagcgatctccaggctatagggcacatcctgtgaggagcgcctttactggatgcgccactcgggagcccgaacCAATTTCTTTTCAATACAAATTAACCCTATTAGAACAATAAtgtacaggatcgacccggatgCAACGATCTccgtactgactgacactgaactttctccagtgtgaagtgTGTTattctcagtgaaaacaaagactatggttgactaattcaaagatatcgctaattcaaagatgacctattgtacgaatcatgcatgatgaatgcaatcgttgcctgttcgtcatcttcacacaaactgcaatcAGGCAACGGgtgtgaggagcaatctacgctgaATTAGTTTTtatagtgttggtgtaatttatatgtggaaacgggtttatatgtgtttgtgtgtgtgtctatatataacAAACAAAGCGTCCCACTGTTATAAGGCggtatggtcatggctcccatttgccccataatgccgtTTTATAAGGCGGAATACAAACAACACGGTCTCTTAACTACAGTGtttggatggatagatagatgtacatttttatttttatttatttatttcagcgtttccttttttcttttttttttcttctctaggTACCTGAGCTAAGGACTGAAACTGTTGAAGGTTTAGCTAAACTCATGTTCTCTGGAAGACTCGTCAGTGCAAAGTTGCTTTCTCGTCTTATTTTGTTGTGGTATAATCCTGTTACTGAAGATGACACGCGCCTTCGACACTGCCTGGGCGTGTTCTTTCCATTGTTTGCTTACGCAAGCAGGTATGCTATAACCTACAGTACAATATCTAATATCTAATTGTTGAACAAATCTTTGTTGTCTAAGAAATTATTCTAAATATATAGAATGTATGCTTCAAATTTACATCAAGTCTATTTTGTTTGTAATGCCCCATTAACTAATTGTAGAAATGTTAGGTTTGAGTGCTTGTAGTGATTGTGGGCAGGGCTTCATGGGCTTTAAATGGGCCTGCATTGGATATGTTATTTGGGCTAACATGGTCAAACtcgctaagttttttttttttttttttgaatgtgtGAAATTAAGTCAATTATATTCAACAGATCCAATCAAGAATGCTTTGAAGAAAGTTTTCTGCCAACTATGCACACATTGTTCAACGCCCCTGGATCCTCGCCTTTAGCTGAGGTTGATATAGCAAATGTAGCCGAATTATTTATGGATTTGACTAGACCCAGTGGATTAATTAATCAAAGCAAGAAAACGGACGATTACAAAGTAGgtgcttttttacttttttttttgtttgtttttaagtgttaCATGTATGCTAACTCTTTCTGCTGCATAAGTTTCACTGCTTTATGCAATGGAGATCTCCTAAATTGTTCCAAACAATACCAATAGGTGCTGACTTAATTTCTTGCagcttttaatttgtattactagAATTGGTTAGTGAAAGAATCCATGTTCATCTCATTAAACTCTTTGCTACAGGAACTTACTGTGCATGACAGCTTGGCTATCAGGATATGTAATGAGATATTAAACGACCCAGCTGCTCCAGATGTCAGAATCTATGCCAGGTGTTTGAGCACACTTGAACTTGCTACAGGGGAGTCTGTGTGTAATAAGGATTTACTGGTGCTTTTGGATGAAGTCTGTACGGTAAATACATTTAACTAACACTCAATGGTGTGATTTGGAATGTAGCTTGTTACATATGTAGTAAAGTCTGTTCATAAAATGCTTGTATTCAGATAATTATCCTAAAACATACTGACAGCTAGTGGGGTTTATTATCAAATCTTCTGAAGCCAAAATTATGTTTGAACTTATTCTATTTAAATGCTGGCAAATACATAAGATTGTAGTGTGTTATTTTGCTTGCCAGTATGAGCCCAGACTACCCGTTTTCATAAATTACATTgatggcttttgtttgttttacaggaGGTAAAGGATAAAGTATGTTTAAGGGCCCTTGAAAAACTTATTAGTCAGCTGAAGGGAGAATCTAAGGATAATGGTACCAAGGATGTTAATACAACAATAAATCAAGGTCCTGCTGAAAATGGGGaaggtatttttaatatttaatgtttcAGGGAATGATGCAAACAATGACAAAAATAATTctatttttatttgtgaacatCATCTATGCTTCACCATTACTGATTTACTAATGCTTCGCCAATTTTATTAAAATTAGAGAATGAGTTAATTCTCGTTTTAATATGAgattcaagggaccagcaaaaaaatgtGTCATCAGGAATCtaaagccaaatgtatactgtcagtctttattgaagttacagtaacactgaaatcaaattaatTGCAGAACAAtgaaaataattatacatttaaaagtactgtgtgttttattgaaaatctgtccaagtgaacttttaaaaagcatgtcccattctgatcacaggtgtttttaaaccacaaataaaaggcgtcctcaacatcagggtattgagcaaatcagaaacattgACTTGTATTccgttttatttatatatacatttttttttaaatggttgacCAAGTGTTCGTGGGAAAGTTGAACTCTGTAatcctttctttttcttgtatggtgGTGTATTATACATCACTTTCAACACCTCAATTTTTGTCTGCAAGAATAGTGCATGTTTTTCCATATACACTATGGCAACTCAATTAGGATTGTCAATCGATTTAAGATTTTTTGATCGGTTAGTTATGGACATTAGTTATGGGAATTtggtcgtcttttttttttttttttttttttaaagcatttttattttagtaaatgtaacacgttttcacagaacaactgttttttttcgggccactgtcagtcacatacttgaaaacacaagacagctgagctgtgtTTCCAACATCagttgtttaatctaccattataGCTAAGTACTTGGCttccttcctgtacttctgcatctagcagaacctgaggcaccgaagAGATGAAGCCGTTCGGAATCTTGTTACAGGTTCccaagaatactgtggctattggcAAGCAATTGCTTAAATGCTGTCAGTCAGAAATcggagaaagtaattccacataattacctctattttgaggaattggtgccttcatcgtgccctctgaatgccagttcttgcttgccaacctactaaagaccttcaactgtttgtcccgcctccgctcacttatgattggactgccgcagagaaaatgcagatctgcTACTGGTTGATTTTaatttatatacaaataaaattctgcatgattttaaattgtaaaaaattaATCTGCAATCAACTCTGTAGTTGATTTAATCGGTTTGATTTTTAATCTGTTACTCGGAGCAGCCCTActcaaaatgcatcataggatctttAGTCctcaaacagcacaaaaataaagtacagtacagaGGTGCTGATGTGgatgttaatacatttcccaatatcctttacacttaGGTGTTCGATTTAGGATGTTTTAGTTTTATTCTCATTTTCCTCCCTGGGAGGACAATAATTTGCACTAACAGGAAATTCGTGTtataagtaatttacaataagcgactgctaaatttggccGGGAGCTTGTAGAAAATTCATACTATCAAAAAAATGTCTCTGATCAGTTAGTTTTGATTCACTGTAGTTCTTTTTGTTCATTGTTCACAG from Acipenser ruthenus chromosome 2, fAciRut3.2 maternal haplotype, whole genome shotgun sequence includes the following:
- the LOC117409478 gene encoding condensin complex subunit 3-like, coding for MVAENKVLEIKEAFEKAQKTHNNKANLISALKQRYTKLEDKTIFHEEFVYYLKFPMIVYKREPAVESVIDFAAKFATSFEEPVENEEATEEDEEEEEEDPFLNYLFHFLLKSHDANSHAVRFRVCQLINKLLGSMSENAQIDDDLFDQIHEAMLVRVKDKFPNVRIQAVLAMARLQDPHDGDCPTVNAYLLLLENDSNPEVRRAVLSCIAPSAKTLPKILGRTRDVKENVRKLAYQVLAEKVHIRALSIAQRVQLLQQGLNDRSGAVKEVVQKKLLQAWLRLLEGNVLDLLHRLDVENCPEVAMAALNATFALSPLNELAQNCSNIDNRKLIPLDNLTCENSLYWRALCEYVKSKGDEGEEVLEQILPEAAIYAEYLYGYLKSIPVMTEEQKADFAQVENVMTKEFISQQLILLVGCLDTAEEGGRKRVLTVLQEMLVLPNTPASLVSLLIEKLVTVLKDDDKRIQMVAEIISEVREPIVAVNDPIDENVSRKRQIKLAEVKVKLIETKQMLEDCIAVQDFSQASELKDKITEFESLKNQLMKEAEEPEMKEVRMEKNDPDTLLKCLTMCSELLKQMSTDKGISPTMNGIMESLILPGIANAHPSVRNMAVECLGLCTLQNKELAKRHLVLLLQIAQLDDTKIRISALKAVLDQLLLNGVEIIKSKSQNLQSDSDTGKGDSDTQQDGQEAKEPEEEENTVNNILSLLLGFLDSEVPELRTETVEGLAKLMFSGRLVSAKLLSRLILLWYNPVTEDDTRLRHCLGVFFPLFAYASRSNQECFEESFLPTMHTLFNAPGSSPLAEVDIANVAELFMDLTRPSGLINQSKKTDDYKELTVHDSLAIRICNEILNDPAAPDVRIYARCLSTLELATGESVCNKDLLVLLDEVCTEVKDKVCLRALEKLISQLKGESKDNGTKDVNTTINQGPAENGEENVENDDDQLKSTKKRTKRGQKSASTATRPTRSRTTRRKTVEVSDESDGEEIVEAVPETVTRSTRRAKAAAMEKTKMNLTDLISREADQSS